AAATATACGGGGAACTGTAAAAAATTACTATAATGGGGTTGCAGCGAAAGAGGGTATGATTCCGAAATCCAGATGGTTCGAATCAGATTACTACCTTGCTCATAAGCCTGTCAGAGAGATGTCTGAAGTAACCGGACATGCCGTTAGAGCCGTTTATCTATTTGCGGGGATGGCCGATCAATATTACAAAACCCGGGAACCCCAAATATGGGAGACCCTCACGAACCTCTGGGACAATCTTGAAAACAAAAGGGTTTATATAACGGGAGCTATTGGATCTCAGAGCCATGGAGAACGCTTCACCGTAGATTATGATCTGCCTGCAGATAGAGGATATACAGAAACCTGTGCTTCTATCGGTCTCGTATTCTGGGCCTGGAGGATGTCTCTGATCGATGCTGACAGCAAATATGCCGACATGATTGAAAGAGCCCTTTATAATGGAGTCCTCAGTGGAATATCTTTGGATGGAAAGGGATATTTTTATGTAAATCCCCTTGAAGTTAAGACTGAAATAGCCCAATACAGACATGATCTGGAACATGTGAAAACTCACAGAGTGGGATGGCTTGACTGTGCCTGCTGCCCCACGAATGTTGCCAGGCTGATTGGATCGGTAGCCGGTTATATTTACAGCACCCATGAAGATTCCCTTTATATCCATCAGTTTGCAGCCTCATCCGTAAAAACAGAAGTGGGGGGTCAGGAAATTACACTGGAACAAACAACCCAATACCCCTGGAGTGGAAGGGTTTCTCTGAAACTGAGTATGAATGAAAGCAGAAAAATGAAGTTCTTCATACGAAAGCCTTCATGGTGTGACAATTTAAGCATATCTGTCGGAGGGCTGAAGATTAAGGATTATTCCATAGTCAAAGGGTATATTCTTTTAGAGAGGATCTGGAATGATAGTGATGAAATCAGATTGGATTTAGAGATGGCCGTCCGCTATATGCAGAGCAATACAAAAGTACATGATAATGTTGGTAAAGTGGCAATAACTTATGGACCCCTGGTCTACTGCTTTGAAGAATTCGATAACGGCTCAGAGCTGCAGGAGCTGGTACTGGATACGAACGGAAATGCTGAGATTATCCCGGGAGACCTCGAGCCGTCACCTTCAGTCAATCTGGTTCTGGATGGTTTTCGGAAAAAAAATGGAAATGATGCACTGTATCACTCCCTTGAAGAACCTCTTGTGGAGAAGGTAAAGATTAAAGCAATTCCCTATTTCCAATGGGGAAACAGGGCTAAAGATCAAGAGATGCGGGTTTGGTTACGTTATAAATAGAGAAACTCATTTGTTTCAAAAAATCTTTGATCCTCCTCTGAAAGCATTCTGATTTGAGGTTCCACTGACGACCAGCCCGAACTCAAATCAGAAATTGCTTATCAGAAACTATAAGTGATCCCGACGTTACCACCCACCCACATCTGGACCTGAGTGCCTTCATAAGATTCATCGAAAAAAGTATAGGGAATGGGCAGTGAACCTTCTTCATCACCCATAATCTCATCTGCTACATACACATTGAAAGAGGGACCTGCAAAGATCGACAGATGATCACCAAGACCAATATGGCAATTTATATCCAGTTTGTTCAGAAAATTGACTTCCTCGTCCTCGTTGTCCCAATTGTTATTTGAGACAATTTTGCTGCTGCTGACCTCTATCGCCAGCTTGTTGTGGCCGGAAAGAGGAATGAGCGATCCCCATCCCAACCCGTAACTGAGGATAAGATCATTCTTGTCAAAAGTGTCTCCCTCAATAAATGAAGGCCCGTCCACCAATGATCCGCCGATTTTAAATATCGTATAAAAGCGCTCTACACCCATCTTATAGCTGAGATTCCCATACAAAGCTTCTCCAGCGGAGGCTTCAATGGCATAGTAACCGCCCTTAATGATGCTGATCAGTCCGATTGGCAGAGAATCTGATCCTTCTGCTGCAACATTAATCACACCGAGCTGAATCCCTTTGGACCTGGCCGCATAATTCAATGTTCCGACCTGGAGGCCCCTCATCTCCCCTGTTGTGACATTGATGGTCGAGACCAGGACTCCTTTGGAATCTCCAAAAACACTGTTCAAAGTTCCTGACCAGATGAGTCCGGTTGAATCTCCGAAATTAGTGTTGGATACACCGGCGAACTGAAACCCTCTTGTCTCTTCCATATTAATATTTGAGACTCCCGCAATCTGCATTCCGCTCACATCATGGGTATTGAAATTTCCGACTCCTCCCAGTTCAAAGGCATCCACCCCGCCATTCATTCCATAGACCATATTCAGGGAGAAGCTGTTTGTGTATTCCATGGACTCGGTGCCGTTGGTTCCCATGGGGTAAAAAAATGTGACCTGACCTGCCCGGCTTTTTTCTGCATCTTCTGCACTGAGACTTACTGTAATCATGACTATCAGTACAAGGAAGGATAATCTCGTTTTTTTATTCACTCTTTCATTCCTCTCTATTGGAAATTGGATTAAAACCAATTCTGCTGTTTTCTTATATAACAGAGAGGTAAAGAGGATGTGTCACTGTAATTTTTCAATTATTTATCATTCTTATTGAATATTGCTATGAGTGGATTCAGCATTAATAAGAGTGCTTTTCATTGAGAACCTTCTACGGATTCCTCCAGAGGCTCTTCTTCCGATTCATTCGAGTCTCCCGGTCCCGAAGATACTGTAAACTGGGGTTTGAACTCCATATGTTCCCCTACAACTTTAACCTTGTAATGGCTGTCACCCTGATCATCGGTCCAGCGGTCCAGCTTCAGCCGGCCCACAACACGAACACCACGGCCCTTACTAAGATGTTTCTCACAGGCTTCGGGTACCTTGGACCAGACTTCCACATCAAAGTAGGACACTTCGCTCTGGCGAATACCCTCAGATTTGTAAAATCTGTTGCTGGCTACAGAGAACTTGCAGACCCGAGTCCCCTTGGGGGTGCGGTTGGCCTCAGGATCGCGGACCAGATGATCTATTTAATCGTTCTTTATTAACAATAGGATAGGTGTTTCCAAAAATAGTTGGAAACCCTCGATTTCCTAAAGATATTCAAAATATGTGTAAAATCTTTTACTTTTTTATAACATGATCTACTATCCAGAAGATATCTTTTGACCTGATTTACATTTCATTTATTATATTGTCACTAAGGGTCTCATAAAATTGGCATTGTGGTGGAGCTCCTTTTTATCAGATTTAGAAATTATTAAAAATTATGAAACTAAAGGGAACGAATGAAAGTTTCTCTTTCTCTGAAGTATTGTACTGTGTCGGCAACCAGTTTATCCATCACTTCGGTATCACATGGCATTGTGGAGAGCACATAAGGATCAGGAAATGGCCCCAAAGGTTCGGGAGTCAGAAATCTTCCCTCCCTGTTCATCCCCACTAGATAGGAAGCCATAATCACTGTATCAAGGTCCAGCATTCCACGTCCAAGCCCATCACGATTGGTATCAGCGAGATGTAAATTCACAAGACGGTTTCCCAACTTTATTATTGCCTCTCCAATATGAGCTTCTTCCAGGGACATGTGATATGTATCAGCATTGACGCAGCTGATGGAGGATTCTCCTACTCTAGCGATGTAAGCTAAAGCATCATCAACTGAGTTAACAAGGCTGACTTCGGCTGAACGGATCGGCTCAATTCCAGCCGCAACGCCGCTGCCATTAAAATCCCGGGCACATTCTCTCAAGGCTTCGGCGCTTCTCTCCATCTCCTGAGAATCTGCAGCTTCGGGTCGCCCCACGGCACTGGGGACGACAATCAAATACCGCCCATCCACCGCCTTTAACACTTCGATCTCTTTCCGGATATATGCGATGGCGTTCTTCCGGGATAATGGATCGATACTGGAAAGATCATTTCCCTCTCCGAACAAGCCACAGGTCCCTGATACCTTCATATTGAAATCAGATAATTCAGAAAGAATCATCTCGGGAGTCATCCCGCTATCCTTGCTTAAGTGATCCCCTTTGATTTCTACATATTTCAATCCATTAGTGCTCAGCCGCTCCAATGAAACTCTGAACGGCTCGGTACCGAACATCCAGATACTCCAGGAGAGATCTATAGTTCGTTCAAATCTGGAAGGATATTTTCTCTTTTCAAAGATAAACTGTTCACGAATTTTTCTATTTTTTGCTTCGAATACTTGTTCGGACATTATGCATTCCTTATACGACACGTTTCTGATCACTTTGACTCAGAGAGCTTACGGCAATAGCAATTACGATAACAACTCCATTAATTACACC
The DNA window shown above is from Oceanispirochaeta sp. and carries:
- a CDS encoding beta-L-arabinofuranosidase domain-containing protein; its protein translation is MKKITLEKITLREGFWKNRSNLLSEEIIPYQWDTLNNRTRDVPLSYAVENFRIAAGESEGTPEGTIFQDSDVAKWIEAASYSLMTHPDEAMEKNIDELIRLIAKSQHENGYLNTFFTAKGIDQRWTDLVMGHEMYCAGHLIEAAVAYFQATGKRKLLDVMSKYADLIVVEFGPEEGMIHSYDGHPEIELALYRLSEATGNEKYEDLADYFINIRGTVKNYYNGVAAKEGMIPKSRWFESDYYLAHKPVREMSEVTGHAVRAVYLFAGMADQYYKTREPQIWETLTNLWDNLENKRVYITGAIGSQSHGERFTVDYDLPADRGYTETCASIGLVFWAWRMSLIDADSKYADMIERALYNGVLSGISLDGKGYFYVNPLEVKTEIAQYRHDLEHVKTHRVGWLDCACCPTNVARLIGSVAGYIYSTHEDSLYIHQFAASSVKTEVGGQEITLEQTTQYPWSGRVSLKLSMNESRKMKFFIRKPSWCDNLSISVGGLKIKDYSIVKGYILLERIWNDSDEIRLDLEMAVRYMQSNTKVHDNVGKVAITYGPLVYCFEEFDNGSELQELVLDTNGNAEIIPGDLEPSPSVNLVLDGFRKKNGNDALYHSLEEPLVEKVKIKAIPYFQWGNRAKDQEMRVWLRYK
- a CDS encoding sugar phosphate isomerase/epimerase codes for the protein MSEQVFEAKNRKIREQFIFEKRKYPSRFERTIDLSWSIWMFGTEPFRVSLERLSTNGLKYVEIKGDHLSKDSGMTPEMILSELSDFNMKVSGTCGLFGEGNDLSSIDPLSRKNAIAYIRKEIEVLKAVDGRYLIVVPSAVGRPEAADSQEMERSAEALRECARDFNGSGVAAGIEPIRSAEVSLVNSVDDALAYIARVGESSISCVNADTYHMSLEEAHIGEAIIKLGNRLVNLHLADTNRDGLGRGMLDLDTVIMASYLVGMNREGRFLTPEPLGPFPDPYVLSTMPCDTEVMDKLVADTVQYFRERETFIRSL
- a CDS encoding single-stranded DNA-binding protein, translated to MDHLVRDPEANRTPKGTRVCKFSVASNRFYKSEGIRQSEVSYFDVEVWSKVPEACEKHLSKGRGVRVVGRLKLDRWTDDQGDSHYKVKVVGEHMEFKPQFTVSSGPGDSNESEEEPLEESVEGSQ